One Labrus mixtus chromosome 12, fLabMix1.1, whole genome shotgun sequence DNA segment encodes these proteins:
- the LOC132984601 gene encoding tripartite motif-containing protein 16-like, with amino-acid sequence MLCRSEVKLVFSYEEVNLRQSLLPRGEMAQKGVQLDRETFSCSICLDLLKDPGTLTCGHSYCMKCIKSHWDTEDEKTVYSCPQCRQTFTARPDLRKNTMLADLVEELKKSGLQAAPADHCYAGSEDVACDVCTGRKLKACKSCLFCLISFCEKHLQPHYEIAAYTKHKLVEPSKKLQENVCSRHDEVMKIFCCTDQQSICYLCLMDEHKGHDTVSAAAERNEKQRELEVSRQNIQQRIQDREKDVKLLQQEVEAINGSADKTVGNSEKMFTELIRLMEKRRSDVKQQVRSQQQTEVSRVRELQEKLEQEITELKRRDAEMKKLSHTQDHNQFLHDYPSLSPLSESTHSSSIKIRPLRYFEDVTAAVSEVRDKLQDVLREKWTNISQTVTEVDVLLPEPEPEPKTRAEFLKYSCDITLDPNTAHTQLLLSDGNRKVTFTGQTDPYSSHPDRFTGLCWQVLSKESLTGRCYWEVKKRGIVSVAVTYKNISRAGRLNECIFGRNDKSWALDCNNNSYNFCYNNVSTPVSGPQSSRVGVYLDHRARILSFYSISETMTLLHRVQTTFTQPLHAGLWCFGDSAELCKLK; translated from the coding sequence atgctTTGTAGATCAGAGGTGAAACTTGTTTTCAGTTATGAGGAAGTGAATCTCAGACAGTCGTTGTTaccgagaggagaaatggcACAGAAAGGAGTTCAGCTGGACCGGGAAACCTTCTCTTGTTCGatctgtctggatctcctgAAGGATCCGGGGACTCTTACCTGTGGACACAGTTACTGCATGAAgtgtattaaaagccactgggatacagaggatgagaagacagtctacagctgccctcagtgtagACAGACCTTCACAGCGAGGCCTGACCTGAGGAAAAACACCATGTTGGCAGatttagtggaggagctgaagaagtctggactccaagctgctcctgctgatcactgctatgctggatctgaagatgtggcctgtgatgtctgcaccgggagaaaactgaaagcctgtaagtccTGTCTCTTCTGTTTGATCTCATTTTGTGAGAAACACCTCCAGCCTCATTATGAAATAGCTGCCTATACAaaacacaagctggtggagccctccaagaagctccaggagaacgtctgctctcgtcatgatgaggtgatgaagataTTCTGCTGCactgatcagcagtctatctgttatctctgtttaatggatgaacacaaaggtcatgacacagtctcagctgcagcagaaaggaacgagaagcagagagagctggaggtgagtcgacaaaacatccagcagagaatccaggacagagagaaagatgtgaagctgctccaacaggaggtggaggctatcaatggctccgctgataaaacagtggggaacagtgagaagatgttcactgagctgatccgtctcatggagaaaagacgctctgatgtgaagcagcaggtcagatcccagcagcaaactgaagtgagtcgagtcagagagcttcaggagaagctggagcaggagatcactgagctgaagaggagagacgctgagatgaagaagctgtcacacacacaggaccacaaccagtttctacacgactacccctcactgtcaccactcagtgaatctacacactcatccagcatcaagatccgtcctctgaggtACTTTGAGGACGTGACAGcggctgtgtcagaagtcagagataaactacaggacgtcctgagagagaaatggacaaacatctcacagacagtgactgaagtggatgttttactgccagaaccagaaccagagcccaagaccagagctgagttcttaaaatattcatgtgacatcacactggatccaaacacagcacacacacagctgttattatctgatgggaacagaaaagtaacatttACAGGTCAGACCGATCcttattctagtcacccagacagattcactggTTTGTGTTGGCAggtcctgagtaaagagagtctgactggacgttgttactgggaagtgaagaagagaggaaTAGTTTCTGTAGCAGtcacatacaagaatatcagcagagcagggagaTTGAATGAGTGTATATTTGGACGTAATGACAAATCTTGGGCGTTAGATTGTAACAACAACAGTTATAACTTTTGTTACAACAATGTCAGcactcctgtctcaggtcctcagtcctccagagtaggagtgtacctggatcacagagcacgtattctgtccttctacagcatctctgaaaccatgactctcctccacagagtccagaccacattcactcagcctctacatgctggactcTGGTGTTTTGGAGactctgctgagttgtgtaaactgaaatag
- the LOC132985469 gene encoding uncharacterized protein LOC132985469 isoform X2 has translation MSLSVILMLLFTAVTGDDTASLTVRHGHDVTLPCGNVIKDQQKCDSTSWLFSRDSGSTAVELVTLGNINKNEKAKAKRLNVAEDCSLVIKSVTREDVGRYTCRQFRSGEQVSEARVLLNVINNTSDDAFRFYCSVFRYGDCAHTVQWYYKGDETDISQHQQLICTATVSFKSLHVVQKSNFNELLFCKVTDNKSGQTLLCNAFSKSSCEKTGTSGSTSAGGKEKTEDETLKKPGWIRFIIVSVGLAVLIIIFVTISVWVRTKENKTQTDHNAVS, from the exons TGTAACTGGAGATGATACTGCCTCcctcacagtcagacatggacatGATGTCACTTTGCCATGTGGAAATGTGATTAAAGATCAGCAGAAATGTGACAGTACTTCTTGGCTTTTCAGTCGTGATAGTGGGAGCACAGCAGTAGAGCTGGTTACACTCgggaatataaataaaaatgagaaagcTAAAGCTAAGAGGCTAAATGTTGCAGAGGATTGTTCTCTGGTTATTAAAAGTGTCACACGTGAAGATGTTGGTCGTTACACCTGCAGACAGTTCAGATCAGGAGAACAAGTTTCAGAAGCTCGTGTGTTGCTGAATGTTATTAACA ATACCTCGGACGATGCCTTCAggttttactgctctgtgttcaGATATGGAGACTGTGCCCACACAGTGCAGTGGTATTATAAGGGTGATGAGACAGATATATCACAACACCAACAGTTAATCTGTACAGCTACTGTGTCATTTAAAAGTCTTCATGTTGTTCAGAAGTCAAACTTTAATGAgttgctgttttgtaaagtAACAGACAATAAGAGTGGACAAACACTGCTGTGTAATGCCTTCTCTAAGTCCTCCTGTGAGAAAACAGGTACGTCTG GAAGCACATCAGCAGGAggtaaagagaaaacagaggacGAAACTCTGAAGAAACCAG GTTGGATCAGGTTCATCATTGTGTCTGTGGGACTGGCAGTACTCATAATCATTTTTGTGACGATCAGCGTATGGGTGAGAACTAAAG AGAACAAAACGCAGACGGATCACAATGCTGtgagttaa
- the LOC132985469 gene encoding uncharacterized protein LOC132985469 isoform X1, whose product MSLSVILMLLFTAVTGDDTASLTVRHGHDVTLPCGNVIKDQQKCDSTSWLFSRDSGSTAVELVTLGNINKNEKAKAKRLNVAEDCSLVIKSVTREDVGRYTCRQFRSGEQVSEARVLLNVINNTSDDAFRFYCSVFRYGDCAHTVQWYYKGDETDISQHQQLICTATVSFKSLHVVQKSNFNELLFCKVTDNKSGQTLLCNAFSKSSCEKTDTKGSTSTEGDEMKEDDKPDWLPYVIVAAGLAAFLIILIVVVAFMRRKRTKGNKTQTDKNIAEHEDVVAYASISYTKKGNSRAQADGDAEGEGVTYSTVRVPSSDTEASVDPSSLYATVNKPNKRETTG is encoded by the exons TGTAACTGGAGATGATACTGCCTCcctcacagtcagacatggacatGATGTCACTTTGCCATGTGGAAATGTGATTAAAGATCAGCAGAAATGTGACAGTACTTCTTGGCTTTTCAGTCGTGATAGTGGGAGCACAGCAGTAGAGCTGGTTACACTCgggaatataaataaaaatgagaaagcTAAAGCTAAGAGGCTAAATGTTGCAGAGGATTGTTCTCTGGTTATTAAAAGTGTCACACGTGAAGATGTTGGTCGTTACACCTGCAGACAGTTCAGATCAGGAGAACAAGTTTCAGAAGCTCGTGTGTTGCTGAATGTTATTAACA ATACCTCGGACGATGCCTTCAggttttactgctctgtgttcaGATATGGAGACTGTGCCCACACAGTGCAGTGGTATTATAAGGGTGATGAGACAGATATATCACAACACCAACAGTTAATCTGTACAGCTACTGTGTCATTTAAAAGTCTTCATGTTGTTCAGAAGTCAAACTTTAATGAgttgctgttttgtaaagtAACAGACAATAAGAGTGGACAAACACTGCTGTGTAATGCCTTCTCTAAGTCCTCCTGTGAGAAAACAG acacaaaaggaAGCACATCaacagaaggagatgaaatGAAAGAGGATGACAAACcag ATTGGTTGCCATATGTGATTGTGGCCGCTGGTTTAGCAGCCTTCTTAATCATCTTAATAGTTGTTGTGGCATTCATGAGACGGAAGAGAACTAAAG GGAACAAAACACAGACGGACAAAAACATT GCGGAGCATGAAGATGTTGTTGCCTACGCCTCCATCAGCTACACCAAGAAGGGCAACAGTAGAGCTCAG gCTGATGGAGATGCTGAAGGTGAAGGTGTGACGTACAGCACTGTGAGAGTCCCCTCCTCTGACACTGAAGCCTCTGTTGACCCCAGCAGCCTGTACGCCACCGTCAACAAACCAAACaagagagagacaacaggaTAG